From a region of the Sporosarcina ureilytica genome:
- a CDS encoding S-ribosylhomocysteine lyase codes for MAEVESFLLDHTKVRAPYVRLSGSEQHENGGLLQKYDLRLLQPNEDALPTSAVHTLEHLLATYMRDELTGIIDISPMGCRTGFYMIIWNEHAPKDIAIALTKVLQKVVTTEHIPAVSALECGNYRDHSLFSAQQYAKQVVDAGISDDAFNHVPVKYN; via the coding sequence TTGGCAGAAGTTGAAAGCTTTTTACTTGATCATACGAAAGTGAGAGCACCTTACGTGCGATTATCGGGATCGGAACAGCATGAAAATGGGGGCTTGCTTCAAAAATATGATTTACGATTACTGCAGCCGAACGAAGATGCATTGCCTACTTCAGCAGTTCATACACTGGAGCATTTGCTCGCGACCTATATGCGCGACGAATTAACTGGAATTATCGACATTTCGCCAATGGGTTGCAGAACAGGATTTTATATGATTATTTGGAATGAGCACGCGCCAAAAGACATTGCAATCGCATTAACAAAAGTACTTCAAAAAGTCGTCACGACTGAACATATTCCAGCTGTCTCCGCTCTGGAATGCGGAAATTATCGCGACCACTCACTCTTTTCTGCCCAACAATACGCAAAACAAGTAGTAGATGCCGGAATAAGTGATGATGCTTTTAACCATGTGCCTGTCAAGTATAATTAA
- a CDS encoding nuclease-related domain-containing protein, with protein MHEINFPPSTKILKNIKLQVNPHYLFEIDTLILSPSRIILLEIKNYNGTVYFDEESGKTIRVSPTGKKDYFDCVIHQLIRTETALSRWLANRNINVSIEGVLVMANQRTIIHEMPKTVLVKYRKQLPRYISGLPKLSAILSGEEITRIVKKIEESSRENYRLACERFNFQPSELKSGVLCSDCNGLMNRKRGQKWRCLSCGKYATQELYQVLEDWFLLIKPTISNAECRAFLNLESKYAASIILRHSKLSRKGKPPKTHYFYADQEQLYRK; from the coding sequence TTGCATGAAATCAATTTTCCCCCAAGCACAAAAATCTTGAAAAATATTAAGTTACAAGTAAATCCCCATTACTTGTTTGAAATTGACACACTTATCCTTTCTCCGTCTCGTATTATCCTATTAGAAATTAAAAATTATAATGGTACAGTTTATTTTGATGAAGAATCAGGCAAAACAATTAGAGTCTCACCGACAGGCAAGAAGGATTATTTTGATTGCGTTATTCATCAGCTTATTAGAACAGAGACAGCACTTAGTCGATGGCTCGCCAATCGGAATATTAATGTTTCTATAGAAGGTGTTCTTGTGATGGCAAATCAACGTACGATTATCCATGAAATGCCAAAAACTGTACTTGTCAAATATCGAAAACAGCTGCCGCGATATATATCGGGGTTACCAAAACTCTCGGCTATTTTATCGGGCGAAGAGATTACTAGAATTGTTAAAAAGATAGAAGAAAGTTCACGCGAAAACTACCGGTTAGCTTGTGAACGGTTTAACTTTCAGCCATCTGAATTAAAGAGTGGAGTATTATGTTCCGATTGTAATGGATTAATGAATAGGAAAAGGGGGCAAAAATGGCGTTGTCTCAGTTGTGGGAAATATGCCACTCAAGAACTTTATCAAGTATTGGAAGATTGGTTTTTACTAATAAAGCCAACGATTTCTAATGCTGAATGCCGAGCATTTCTAAATTTAGAATCGAAATATGCGGCAAGTATTATTCTGCGCCATTCAAAATTAAGTAGAAAAGGAAAACCGCCGAAAACTCATTATTTTTATGCTGATCAAGAACAACTATATAGGAAGTAA
- a CDS encoding sigma-70 family RNA polymerase sigma factor produces the protein MKNFEEVLVQYEPMITASMRQLHVYRNYEQFRQVGRIALWQAWTRYEEGKGHFAPFASRSIRGAMLDEIKREHRFEEHIVQTEDELLMSLAGEDIVQLEAWSEKISWAIGQLTVKEKELIQLLFINEFSHVKCAELVGISIPGIKKRRERMLMKLREILS, from the coding sequence GTGAAAAACTTTGAGGAAGTTTTAGTACAGTATGAACCAATGATTACTGCGTCCATGCGACAGCTACATGTGTATCGTAATTATGAACAATTTAGACAAGTTGGAAGGATAGCTTTATGGCAAGCCTGGACAAGATACGAAGAAGGCAAAGGTCATTTTGCCCCATTCGCCTCGCGGAGTATACGTGGCGCAATGTTGGATGAAATCAAAAGGGAGCATCGATTTGAAGAACACATCGTTCAAACGGAAGATGAATTATTAATGAGTTTAGCTGGCGAAGATATAGTCCAATTGGAAGCTTGGTCAGAAAAGATTAGTTGGGCAATTGGACAGTTAACTGTAAAAGAAAAAGAACTAATACAACTTCTGTTTATCAATGAATTCTCCCATGTAAAATGTGCAGAATTAGTGGGGATTTCAATTCCAGGCATTAAAAAGAGAAGAGAAAGAATGCTGATGAAGTTACGGGAAATATTAAGCTAA
- a CDS encoding DUF4097 family beta strand repeat-containing protein, protein MRNKVLVVGIIVGLLFLFFGTRYVVNQVSGFTFNQPVVIEEEMIIKEPYEKIDLLTTNAKVELVPTQAEETTITYGGKKKFGVHFKANVKGDTLSIQLKEKWFNFLNFSMRGMVLTVHVPERTYEEIKVVTDNGLIEASHLHAKMIELETDNGLVKLGNSEGDVVKLQADNGQISISDVSANIVARTDNGRITFEADTITHDVDLRTDNGAIYVKLSDKPTNARINAETDNGMVTIFGTKERTVTFGEGKYLMKLQTDNGRIVVEE, encoded by the coding sequence ATGCGCAATAAAGTATTGGTCGTTGGCATTATCGTTGGATTGTTATTTCTGTTTTTTGGAACCCGCTACGTCGTTAATCAAGTGAGTGGGTTTACGTTTAATCAACCGGTAGTCATTGAAGAGGAAATGATCATCAAAGAACCCTATGAAAAAATCGATTTGCTGACAACAAATGCAAAAGTGGAATTGGTTCCAACGCAAGCTGAAGAAACAACGATAACTTACGGAGGTAAGAAGAAATTTGGCGTTCATTTTAAAGCGAATGTAAAAGGGGACACTTTATCCATTCAATTGAAAGAAAAGTGGTTCAATTTCTTGAACTTTTCTATGAGAGGTATGGTTTTAACGGTGCATGTGCCGGAAAGAACCTATGAGGAGATTAAGGTTGTAACGGATAATGGTCTAATAGAAGCGAGTCATTTACATGCAAAAATGATTGAGTTGGAGACGGATAACGGTCTAGTAAAACTGGGAAATAGTGAGGGGGACGTTGTGAAACTTCAAGCTGACAATGGACAAATCTCCATTTCCGATGTCAGTGCGAATATCGTTGCGCGAACAGATAACGGACGTATTACGTTTGAAGCGGATACCATTACGCACGATGTTGATTTGCGCACAGATAATGGTGCAATTTATGTGAAATTAAGCGATAAACCGACGAATGCTAGAATTAACGCAGAAACTGATAATGGTATGGTGACTATTTTCGGTACAAAAGAAAGGACCGTTACTTTTGGAGAAGGAAAATATTTGATGAAACTGCAAACTGATAATGGAAGAATTGTAGTGGAGGAGTGA
- a CDS encoding aldo/keto reductase: MYTKTLNNGMTIPQLGFGVWKVSDEEAISTVDEAIQTGYRLIDTAKIYGNEVGVGKAIAKSAIPREELFITTKLWNSDQGYEQTLQAFDESLEKLGLDYVDLYLIHWPTPMYDTYVESYKAMEKIYKEGRAKAIGVCNFDIEHLQRIIDECEIVPAINQIECHPYLQQTELKAFCQQHGIHVEAYSPLMNGKDVLENTTIQEIAKQYGKTPAQVILRWHLQTDTIVIPKTVTPSRMAENLDVFDFELNSTDMDKISALDSGKRINAVPSEMNRK, translated from the coding sequence ATGTATACAAAAACACTTAATAACGGAATGACAATTCCACAACTTGGATTCGGCGTTTGGAAAGTATCTGACGAAGAAGCTATAAGTACAGTAGACGAAGCCATTCAAACCGGATACAGACTGATTGACACGGCAAAAATTTATGGCAATGAAGTCGGCGTTGGAAAAGCGATTGCAAAAAGTGCTATTCCACGCGAAGAGTTATTCATTACGACAAAACTTTGGAATAGTGATCAAGGTTATGAACAGACTTTACAAGCATTTGATGAAAGTTTGGAAAAACTTGGTTTAGATTACGTCGATTTATATTTAATTCATTGGCCTACACCGATGTATGATACATACGTAGAATCTTACAAAGCAATGGAAAAGATTTACAAAGAAGGTCGTGCAAAGGCAATTGGCGTTTGTAACTTTGATATTGAACATTTACAACGAATTATCGATGAATGTGAAATTGTTCCAGCTATTAATCAAATCGAATGCCACCCATATTTGCAACAAACCGAACTAAAGGCATTTTGCCAACAACACGGAATTCACGTGGAAGCTTATAGTCCGCTTATGAATGGGAAAGATGTTTTAGAAAATACGACAATCCAAGAAATTGCAAAACAATACGGTAAAACACCAGCACAAGTCATTTTGCGTTGGCATCTGCAAACGGACACAATCGTCATCCCGAAAACAGTGACACCATCACGCATGGCGGAAAACTTGGACGTATTCGATTTCGAGTTAAATTCGACCGATATGGATAAAATCTCCGCACTAGACTCCGGTAAAAGAATTAACGCGGTACCGAGCGAAATGAACAGAAAATAA
- a CDS encoding YkvI family membrane protein: MFRVLKIGSAFIGIIVGAGFASGQEILQYFTSFGHLGTAAAILSTALFAYMGMTLTRLGSRMRTTNHKDAIYKISGKYLGVLVDAIIVFTLFGVGVVMIAGAGSIGNQQFGMPAYFGSALLVVLLIFTMLMNVEKVVGVIGSITPFLVLAVIGISVYSIFTMDLSFSELNPIALNHETTLPNWFISALNYVSFNIAVGAAMSLVMGGAEKDERTAALGGLVGGLGLGILIILSHLAIFSKVDVVASYQMPMLKIVNDISPGLAIFMSFILFGMIFNTGVSMFYAFVARFFDMNKKTSNVAVFVVCIVGFVLSFVGFTELVAFFYNLIGYLGLFLMAALIYAPIKLSKERNLKASRLQEVK, encoded by the coding sequence ATGTTTAGAGTTTTGAAAATTGGGAGTGCTTTTATTGGCATCATCGTAGGAGCGGGCTTTGCTTCAGGACAAGAGATTTTGCAATATTTCACAAGTTTTGGTCATTTAGGAACGGCAGCAGCTATTTTATCAACCGCATTATTTGCTTACATGGGGATGACGCTCACACGATTAGGAAGTAGAATGCGAACGACAAACCATAAAGATGCAATTTATAAAATTAGTGGTAAATATTTAGGGGTACTCGTTGATGCAATCATTGTTTTCACACTATTCGGAGTAGGCGTTGTCATGATTGCAGGCGCGGGATCGATTGGGAATCAACAGTTTGGTATGCCTGCCTATTTCGGTAGTGCACTACTCGTTGTTTTGCTAATTTTCACAATGTTGATGAACGTTGAGAAAGTAGTTGGTGTGATTGGAAGTATTACACCTTTTCTAGTTTTAGCCGTCATCGGGATTAGCGTCTATAGTATATTTACAATGGATTTATCATTTAGTGAACTGAATCCAATCGCTCTAAATCATGAAACAACTTTACCGAACTGGTTTATTTCAGCACTTAACTATGTCTCCTTTAATATCGCAGTAGGTGCCGCGATGTCGCTTGTCATGGGGGGCGCTGAGAAAGATGAAAGAACAGCAGCTCTAGGTGGATTAGTCGGCGGACTTGGACTCGGTATTTTGATTATTCTGAGTCACCTTGCAATCTTCTCGAAAGTCGATGTCGTTGCATCTTATCAAATGCCGATGTTAAAAATTGTGAACGACATCTCACCAGGGCTAGCAATCTTTATGTCATTTATTTTATTCGGAATGATTTTTAACACGGGTGTAAGTATGTTCTATGCATTCGTAGCAAGATTCTTTGATATGAACAAAAAAACATCGAATGTTGCGGTTTTCGTCGTATGTATCGTTGGATTTGTATTAAGTTTCGTTGGATTCACAGAGTTAGTTGCTTTCTTCTACAACTTAATTGGATATCTAGGTCTATTCTTAATGGCCGCGTTAATTTATGCACCAATTAAATTGTCGAAAGAGCGGAATTTGAAAGCGTCTCGATTGCAGGAAGTTAAATAA
- a CDS encoding NAD(P)/FAD-dependent oxidoreductase: MSTNHAEVAIIGGGIVGCAIAYYVAKSGIDCVLIEKNDIASGTSSRCDGNITIVDKDPGFDSLMSLKSQELTVDLHEELDLPFEYRPLGSLLVCDNDTEMEAAKEWVDIQNKAGLKFNLLDRSDLRQESPYFADDIPGGLECETDSLINPYLFCYSLIDKAKQYGLKLHTQTEVTGMKKKDDFIIETTNGTFTAKKVVNAAGVWAPFLGKMLELDIPIIPRKGHILVGSRQEPVMMRNVMEFGYLMNKFGRERITDERTEKHGVALVLEPLESQNFLIGSSRQFVGYDGRIDINVVETMARRVLRFYPEMNDFNIIRTYTGFRPWTSDHLPIVSEVEEIPGYYIAAGHEGDGISLATVTGKIIDELIRGVDTIIPTDPLKFERFKEVVKS, from the coding sequence ATGTCGACGAATCATGCAGAAGTTGCGATTATTGGCGGTGGGATTGTCGGATGTGCAATCGCTTACTATGTTGCCAAATCGGGGATTGATTGCGTATTAATTGAGAAAAATGACATTGCGAGTGGGACGTCTTCACGCTGCGATGGAAACATAACAATTGTTGATAAAGATCCTGGATTCGATAGTCTTATGTCGTTGAAAAGTCAGGAATTAACTGTTGATTTACATGAAGAGCTTGACTTGCCATTTGAATACCGTCCATTAGGCAGTTTGCTAGTTTGTGATAATGACACTGAAATGGAAGCTGCAAAAGAGTGGGTAGATATCCAGAATAAGGCTGGCTTAAAGTTTAACTTATTGGATCGTTCAGATCTTCGACAGGAATCTCCTTATTTTGCAGATGACATTCCAGGTGGATTGGAATGTGAAACCGATTCGCTCATTAACCCATATTTATTTTGCTATTCGTTAATTGATAAAGCAAAGCAGTACGGACTTAAACTACATACACAGACGGAAGTCACGGGCATGAAGAAGAAGGACGACTTTATCATTGAGACAACAAACGGTACGTTTACTGCGAAAAAAGTAGTGAATGCGGCAGGCGTTTGGGCACCGTTTCTTGGAAAAATGCTAGAGTTAGATATTCCTATTATTCCAAGAAAAGGACATATTCTTGTAGGTTCACGCCAAGAGCCGGTCATGATGCGAAATGTGATGGAATTCGGTTACTTAATGAACAAATTTGGCCGTGAAAGAATTACGGATGAGCGTACAGAAAAACACGGTGTTGCACTCGTTCTAGAACCACTTGAAAGTCAAAACTTCTTAATTGGAAGCAGTAGACAATTTGTTGGCTATGATGGAAGAATCGATATTAATGTCGTTGAAACGATGGCAAGAAGAGTGCTTAGATTCTATCCAGAGATGAATGATTTCAATATCATTCGTACCTACACAGGTTTCAGACCTTGGACGTCGGACCACTTACCAATTGTTTCAGAAGTTGAAGAAATTCCTGGGTATTATATTGCCGCAGGACATGAGGGTGACGGGATTAGTTTAGCAACAGTCACTGGAAAAATAATTGATGAGTTAATCCGCGGGGTAGACACGATTATCCCAACGGATCCGTTAAAGTTTGAGCGTTTTAAAGAAGTCGTTAAAAGTTAG
- a CDS encoding (2Fe-2S)-binding protein has protein sequence MEKTIICRCEDVSLEDIETTANTYNCSAREVKLRTRAGMGYCGGRTCRPAVDAVLEHVTGEKAGHTIPLKVQPPVRPVTLSVLGGNRNDD, from the coding sequence GTGGAAAAAACAATTATTTGTAGATGTGAAGACGTTTCTTTAGAAGACATCGAAACTACCGCCAACACATATAACTGCTCAGCTCGAGAAGTTAAATTACGTACGAGAGCAGGAATGGGCTATTGCGGCGGACGCACGTGCCGACCAGCAGTAGATGCTGTCTTAGAACATGTTACAGGAGAAAAAGCAGGACATACAATACCATTAAAAGTACAACCTCCTGTTCGTCCTGTTACATTATCTGTTTTAGGAGGTAATCGAAATGACGACTAA
- a CDS encoding YetF domain-containing protein produces MDVTKAISQIAFWEMTFRAVVTFITLLILTRLMGKKQLSQLSYFHYINGITIGSIAGEISVQEKTHFINGYIALFWWSVLTILMSFILLKWKKARKILDDEPTVIIREGKILERSLKSLRLHMDDVMMLLREQSIFSIQDVDWAILENNGELSVLKKTQLLEATREDVKAAATQPKYFPTDIISDGKLLHQNLKELDLTEDWVMKKLRKKNILNVEDVFYAQIQTDGSLFIDERGNDN; encoded by the coding sequence ATGGATGTTACCAAAGCGATATCGCAAATTGCTTTTTGGGAAATGACGTTCAGAGCTGTCGTTACATTTATAACATTGCTTATACTTACCCGGCTTATGGGAAAGAAGCAGTTAAGTCAGCTCTCTTACTTTCATTATATTAACGGAATCACGATTGGTTCGATTGCGGGTGAGATTAGTGTGCAGGAGAAGACACATTTTATAAACGGCTATATCGCACTCTTCTGGTGGTCTGTTTTAACGATCTTGATGAGTTTCATCCTATTAAAATGGAAAAAGGCTCGAAAAATTCTTGATGATGAACCGACAGTGATAATCCGTGAAGGGAAAATATTGGAACGTTCGTTAAAGTCGTTGAGATTGCATATGGATGATGTGATGATGTTGTTACGGGAGCAAAGTATTTTTTCGATTCAAGATGTGGATTGGGCGATTCTAGAGAATAATGGAGAACTTAGTGTATTGAAGAAAACTCAACTACTTGAAGCGACAAGAGAAGATGTAAAAGCCGCAGCAACTCAACCGAAGTATTTTCCGACAGATATCATATCCGATGGCAAGTTGCTTCATCAAAATCTGAAGGAACTTGATTTAACAGAGGATTGGGTTATGAAGAAATTAAGGAAGAAAAACATTTTGAATGTTGAGGATGTCTTTTACGCACAAATTCAAACGGATGGTTCATTATTTATTGATGAGCGAGGTAATGATAACTAA
- a CDS encoding NAD(P)/FAD-dependent oxidoreductase, whose protein sequence is MFDVVIIGAGPAGLSAAIACRESNLNVLVIDEFTQPGGRLLGQLHQEPTGEWWNGIKETQILLDKANALNTTIKCGISCHHIEKTDEGYIVHTNDGLLKTKKLLIASGAAETAVPIPGWTLPGVMSIGAAQVMTNVHRVQVGKKGIVVGVNVLSAAIARELQIAGIDLHSMALPVSNPVTKDHAHPGKVMDGLVRIAHLAPSAFLRFGSKFAQNAKVRELAVKLYPKGGVKMWGMPIHIRKAISQINGTDKVESVTMVDITPEGEIIPGTEEIIKVDFVCIAGGLYPLSELASVVGCPFRYIEELGGHVPVHNEQMETPLDGLYVAGNITGIESAKVARAQGTVAGYAIAEQQDKVEKAKEEVKAIREAASIQFHPQIKAGRAKIHRAFQEYA, encoded by the coding sequence ATGTTTGATGTCGTAATCATCGGAGCTGGACCAGCTGGTTTATCAGCGGCTATTGCTTGTCGTGAATCAAATTTAAATGTACTCGTAATTGATGAATTTACGCAACCAGGTGGGAGACTATTAGGCCAACTTCACCAAGAACCAACAGGCGAATGGTGGAATGGGATTAAAGAAACGCAAATTCTACTTGATAAAGCAAACGCTCTCAATACAACGATTAAATGTGGCATTTCCTGTCACCACATCGAGAAAACAGATGAAGGATATATCGTCCATACAAACGATGGCCTTCTTAAAACAAAAAAATTACTAATTGCATCAGGAGCCGCTGAAACAGCAGTTCCGATTCCTGGATGGACACTTCCAGGCGTGATGTCAATCGGTGCTGCACAAGTCATGACAAACGTTCATCGTGTACAAGTTGGAAAGAAAGGCATTGTTGTGGGTGTAAACGTTTTATCCGCGGCAATCGCACGTGAACTTCAAATTGCAGGCATCGACTTACATAGTATGGCCTTACCAGTCAGTAATCCGGTAACGAAAGACCATGCGCATCCAGGGAAAGTAATGGATGGCCTAGTTCGCATCGCACATTTAGCGCCTTCTGCATTTTTACGTTTCGGAAGTAAATTTGCACAGAACGCTAAAGTCCGCGAGTTAGCTGTTAAACTTTATCCTAAAGGCGGCGTAAAAATGTGGGGAATGCCGATCCACATTCGCAAAGCGATTTCGCAAATTAACGGAACCGATAAAGTCGAATCCGTCACAATGGTAGACATTACACCAGAAGGCGAAATCATTCCAGGCACAGAAGAAATCATTAAAGTCGATTTCGTTTGTATCGCTGGCGGACTATATCCATTAAGTGAACTAGCTTCCGTTGTAGGCTGTCCATTCCGTTATATTGAAGAACTCGGCGGGCACGTTCCAGTACACAACGAACAAATGGAAACGCCATTAGATGGTCTTTATGTTGCAGGTAACATTACAGGCATCGAAAGCGCCAAAGTAGCCCGTGCACAAGGAACTGTCGCTGGCTATGCAATCGCCGAGCAACAAGACAAAGTCGAAAAAGCGAAGGAAGAAGTAAAAGCAATTCGCGAAGCCGCTTCTATCCAATTCCACCCGCAAATTAAAGCAGGGCGCGCTAAGATTCATAGAGCTTTCCAAGAATATGCATAA
- the argH gene encoding argininosuccinate lyase yields the protein MMKSHFRKLIEMKEGTKFPSLTYKKVILEPAYNGAKENFVDYMMQINIAHLMMLEEQGLVTQLEAQKIGKAITEIDKEFYKKSSYDGTYEDLFFRIEHELIEKAGDIAGNLHIARSRNDMGIAIYRMTIRKKLLMMMERLLTFQRVLHFLANEHLDTIMIGYTHTQQAQPTTFAHYVKGLMDQLERDTKRLQAAFETVNRSSMGAAALTTSGFEVNRDRMCALLAFDDVIENAWDSVASADYLMEVATAIQVASLNLGRSIQDFLTWVTHEYNAIQIADPYVQVSSIMPQKRNPVALEHSRALLSAIVGDTNTVLTMIHNTPFGDINDTEDDLQPYLWQSIDKLADIYELLTAVFATMKVNKVVLEKRARDSFANVTELADTLVRVEKLSFRQAHHLVSTSIQKITPDQKLSDLTYEILQEEFIRLVKRPLKLSRKQFEEAVCPRNFIQVRKIKGGPAPGTMIASLNAFEGRFEKTKHWIKCKQEKIEEQEGYLDSYCENWLE from the coding sequence ATGATGAAATCCCACTTCAGAAAACTGATTGAAATGAAAGAAGGGACAAAATTCCCTTCTTTAACATATAAAAAAGTTATCCTCGAACCGGCTTACAATGGTGCGAAGGAAAATTTTGTCGATTATATGATGCAAATTAATATTGCGCACTTAATGATGCTGGAGGAGCAAGGATTGGTGACTCAATTAGAAGCGCAGAAAATTGGGAAAGCGATTACTGAAATCGATAAAGAATTTTATAAAAAGAGCTCGTATGATGGCACTTATGAAGATTTATTTTTTAGGATAGAACATGAATTAATTGAAAAGGCGGGGGATATTGCAGGGAATTTACATATTGCAAGAAGCCGAAATGATATGGGGATTGCGATATATCGGATGACGATTCGGAAAAAATTACTGATGATGATGGAGAGGCTTTTAACATTCCAACGCGTTTTACACTTTTTGGCAAATGAACATCTAGACACGATCATGATTGGGTATACACATACCCAACAAGCGCAACCGACAACATTTGCACATTATGTAAAAGGATTAATGGATCAATTGGAGCGAGATACGAAAAGGCTTCAAGCGGCTTTTGAGACAGTCAATCGTAGTAGTATGGGCGCAGCTGCATTGACGACTTCAGGTTTTGAAGTAAATCGCGACAGAATGTGTGCATTATTAGCGTTTGACGATGTAATAGAAAATGCTTGGGATAGTGTGGCGAGCGCTGATTATTTAATGGAAGTTGCCACTGCCATCCAAGTGGCAAGTTTAAATTTAGGGCGGTCGATTCAAGATTTTCTAACTTGGGTCACGCACGAATACAATGCCATTCAAATCGCGGACCCTTACGTGCAAGTGAGTTCGATTATGCCGCAAAAGAGAAATCCAGTTGCACTCGAACATAGTCGGGCTTTATTGTCAGCAATTGTAGGTGACACGAATACAGTGTTGACAATGATTCATAATACGCCTTTTGGTGATATCAATGATACAGAAGATGATTTACAGCCTTATCTATGGCAATCGATTGATAAACTAGCCGATATTTATGAACTACTAACAGCCGTATTTGCAACAATGAAGGTCAATAAAGTAGTGCTAGAAAAACGTGCGAGGGATAGTTTTGCGAATGTAACGGAATTGGCAGATACGTTAGTTCGTGTGGAGAAACTATCCTTTCGGCAAGCGCATCATCTTGTGAGCACTAGTATTCAAAAAATAACACCGGATCAAAAGCTTTCCGACCTCACATACGAAATCCTACAGGAAGAATTTATTCGATTGGTGAAGCGGCCTCTTAAATTGAGCAGAAAGCAATTTGAAGAGGCAGTATGTCCGCGTAATTTTATTCAAGTGAGGAAAATTAAGGGAGGTCCGGCCCCAGGAACGATGATAGCTTCCCTTAATGCATTTGAAGGAAGATTTGAGAAGACGAAGCATTGGATAAAGTGCAAGCAAGAGAAGATCGAGGAGCAGGAAGGTTATTTAGATAGTTATTGTGAAAATTGGCTTGAATAA